The Rhodocytophaga rosea genome has a segment encoding these proteins:
- a CDS encoding DoxX family protein, whose translation MNISGKLTRMYNEAKSNKWFHYFAIFCRIVLALGFIPSGYVKIMGEQFASGLSVNHPLGHYLEALYYTEFYYTFIGISQLLIALLLLIPRTALLGALMSFPIILNICILAYAVRFEGTRITTLMVLANLYLLCWHYNRIQFILPFKQIKQDDSAARKKQWSSKFPFVFFGCVVAIIAAVVVINHFLYDIRPGNSELECRNGCGGNRSPKACEEFCDCIYNQGKPFRECLSGYNKAK comes from the coding sequence ATGAATATTTCTGGCAAGCTTACCCGGATGTATAATGAAGCCAAGAGCAACAAATGGTTTCATTATTTTGCCATTTTCTGTCGTATTGTGCTGGCTCTGGGCTTTATTCCATCAGGATATGTAAAAATTATGGGAGAACAGTTTGCCAGTGGCTTATCCGTTAATCATCCGCTGGGGCACTATTTGGAAGCACTCTATTACACAGAATTCTACTACACCTTTATCGGTATTTCGCAGTTGCTAATTGCGCTTTTGTTGCTTATTCCGAGAACGGCTCTTCTGGGGGCATTAATGTCTTTCCCCATTATCCTCAATATTTGTATCCTGGCATATGCAGTCCGGTTTGAAGGCACCCGTATCACAACATTAATGGTGCTGGCCAATTTATACTTATTATGCTGGCACTACAACCGGATACAATTTATTTTGCCATTCAAACAAATTAAACAAGATGATTCCGCAGCAAGGAAAAAACAATGGAGCAGTAAATTTCCGTTCGTGTTTTTCGGGTGTGTTGTAGCGATCATAGCTGCCGTAGTAGTTATCAACCATTTTCTATACGACATCAGGCCTGGTAATTCCGAATTGGAATGCAGAAATGGATGTGGTGGCAATCGTAGTCCAAAAGCCTGCGAAGAATTTTGTGATTGCATTTATAATCAGGGCAAACCATTTCGTGAGTGCCTGAGCGGGTATAATAAAGCAAAATAA
- a CDS encoding RidA family protein — translation MNNQIEFINPDELLKNPAFSQIAITKGNGHTIYIGGQNAITKDLEIIGKGDIALQTEYALKNIETALKSCGATLDDLFKLTIYIVQGQDLRKGFEGAQSFIKKLKNPPVISGIVVAGLANPDYLVEIEAVAFKREK, via the coding sequence ATGAACAACCAGATCGAATTTATTAACCCCGACGAGTTACTTAAAAACCCTGCATTTTCTCAGATTGCCATTACAAAAGGAAATGGCCATACAATTTACATTGGCGGGCAAAATGCTATAACGAAAGACCTGGAAATAATTGGAAAAGGTGATATTGCCTTACAAACTGAGTACGCATTAAAGAACATAGAAACTGCTCTGAAGTCCTGCGGTGCAACTTTAGACGACCTGTTTAAATTGACAATTTATATTGTACAAGGTCAGGATCTACGAAAAGGTTTTGAAGGCGCACAGAGTTTTATAAAAAAATTAAAAAATCCGCCTGTTATTTCCGGAATTGTGGTGGCAGGTTTGGCTAACCCCGATTATTTAGTGGAAATTGAAGCGGTTGCCTTCAAAAGAGAAAAGTAA
- a CDS encoding helix-turn-helix domain-containing protein: MPHQTLDSKNIDTLRNIPDLIPVYREYYEDWNIRVFDRKKHECRNYVSPNRREFFKILLITEGIGVFTIGLNTYYIEKPAILFIHPNDIISWKNLSEKNRGFYCLFKKAFLNEHTQLKTAIDKYDLFTDKAKSIISLNEVEASRLESIFIKLYEEELSGNKFSEDSMQAYVQVLLIESIKIGNYPKPDNVSDEYKYIHQFFQLLERETTNINYTTPIRIKTAKEFAASLSVHPNYLNALLKKHTGQNVSTHIRSRLLEETKILLVQTDWSLQEIGYSIGFADQPNFNLFFKKNTGITPSEFRKSYHL, from the coding sequence ATGCCTCACCAGACATTAGATAGCAAAAATATTGACACACTCCGCAATATTCCTGACCTTATCCCAGTATACCGTGAATATTATGAAGATTGGAACATTCGTGTATTTGACAGGAAAAAGCACGAATGCAGAAACTACGTATCTCCTAACAGGCGAGAATTTTTTAAAATACTTTTGATCACCGAAGGCATTGGTGTTTTTACAATCGGATTAAATACTTATTATATTGAAAAGCCGGCTATCTTATTTATCCATCCAAATGATATCATTTCCTGGAAGAATCTTTCCGAAAAAAACAGGGGTTTTTATTGCTTATTTAAAAAAGCATTCCTGAACGAACATACGCAACTAAAAACAGCTATTGATAAGTACGATTTATTTACAGATAAAGCTAAAAGCATTATCTCGTTAAATGAGGTTGAAGCATCCAGGTTAGAATCTATTTTTATTAAGCTCTATGAAGAAGAGTTGTCAGGAAACAAATTCAGCGAAGATTCGATGCAGGCTTATGTACAGGTATTATTGATTGAAAGCATCAAAATTGGCAACTATCCCAAACCAGATAATGTATCGGATGAATACAAATACATTCACCAGTTTTTTCAACTGCTGGAACGGGAAACAACTAATATTAATTATACCACACCCATTCGTATCAAAACAGCAAAAGAATTTGCAGCCAGTTTATCGGTTCATCCCAATTATTTAAATGCATTGCTTAAAAAGCATACGGGACAAAATGTAAGTACGCATATTCGCAGCCGCTTGCTTGAAGAAACCAAAATTTTGCTGGTTCAAACGGATTGGAGTTTACAGGAAATCGGCTATAGTATTGGCTTTGCTGACCAACCTAATTTTAATTTGTTTTTCAAGAAAAACACTGGTATTACTCCTTCTGAATTCAGGAAAAGCTACCATCTTTGA
- a CDS encoding VOC family protein, producing the protein MKTVVNIPAVNSNSKFSSMKGSHVAMRVPDFEASKKWFTEKLDFRVIHEWPFGDLKLAYLAPATDDNFWVELLAGGTPDKQPDYSDLNESLHQAGYHHFCINVNSVDETLAELRKREVTIVGEPFDIEIIGRRLAFFADPWGNLIELAQVL; encoded by the coding sequence ATGAAAACAGTAGTAAACATCCCGGCAGTTAACAGCAACAGCAAATTTTCAAGCATGAAAGGCAGCCATGTAGCCATGAGAGTACCTGACTTTGAAGCAAGCAAAAAATGGTTTACTGAAAAACTTGATTTTCGGGTTATTCACGAATGGCCTTTTGGCGATCTTAAACTTGCCTATTTAGCACCAGCCACAGACGATAATTTTTGGGTCGAACTTCTTGCAGGCGGTACTCCGGATAAACAACCTGATTACAGCGACCTTAATGAGAGCCTTCATCAAGCGGGTTATCATCATTTTTGTATAAACGTTAACAGCGTTGATGAGACACTGGCTGAATTGCGTAAAAGAGAAGTTACCATTGTAGGCGAACCGTTTGACATTGAAATAATCGGCCGCCGCCTTGCTTTTTTTGCAGATCCCTGGGGAAACCTTATCGAACTTGCGCAAGTTTTGTAA
- a CDS encoding 3-keto-disaccharide hydrolase has product MKKYFLLAFILTSITFSCFAQVPPKKHPNTSQKGWVDLFTTDLSNAAYPKGIWTVENGVLTASEDQAIWSAKPYDNFILDLEFKTAPGTNSGVIVYASDTSNWIPNSIEIQIADDYAEQWAKSPASWQCGAAFGHQGATKNKVVKKPGEWNRYTITCQDKMIYILLNGEQVNQIDMSKWTSAKTNPDGSEIPAWLNKPLAELPTHGHIGFQGKHAGAPIYFRNIKIREL; this is encoded by the coding sequence ATGAAAAAATACTTTCTACTTGCTTTCATTCTTACAAGCATCACTTTTTCCTGCTTTGCCCAAGTTCCTCCAAAAAAGCATCCCAATACCTCCCAGAAGGGATGGGTCGATTTATTTACAACTGATCTTTCCAATGCGGCCTATCCGAAAGGAATATGGACTGTAGAAAATGGGGTACTTACTGCTTCAGAAGACCAGGCCATCTGGTCGGCGAAACCGTATGATAATTTTATTCTGGACCTTGAATTCAAAACGGCACCTGGCACCAACAGCGGCGTTATTGTGTATGCCAGTGACACTTCCAACTGGATTCCCAACTCCATAGAAATTCAGATTGCTGATGATTATGCCGAACAATGGGCAAAGTCTCCGGCTAGCTGGCAATGTGGCGCTGCCTTTGGACATCAGGGAGCAACAAAAAATAAAGTGGTTAAAAAACCAGGCGAATGGAACCGCTATACGATTACATGCCAGGATAAAATGATCTATATCTTACTTAATGGCGAGCAGGTGAACCAGATAGATATGAGCAAATGGACCTCTGCCAAAACTAATCCGGATGGCTCAGAAATTCCTGCCTGGCTCAACAAACCCTTAGCCGAACTACCTACCCATGGACATATTGGTTTTCAGGGAAAACATGCCGGTGCCCCTATCTACTTCCGGAATATTAAAATTAGAGAGTTATAA
- a CDS encoding sugar phosphate isomerase/epimerase family protein, whose product MRLGISTYTYTWAIGVPGKEPKKRMDAKALLQKAIDLGVYCVQFADNLPLHTFADSALRELGAFAQNQGIFTEIGMRGLFPELVLQYIAIAKQLGSPFLRIVVDGPGFHPSPQEIIDRIEDLIPDLKQSNIILAIENHDRFTARTFASIIEKLGTEQVGICLDSVNSMGAGEGIETVVDILAPYTVNLHVKDFQVQRVYHMMGFVVEGRPAGKGMLRTEWLLEKLAPYNKCQSAILELWTPPEENILAIIEKENRWAEESIRYLKPIIS is encoded by the coding sequence ATGAGACTTGGCATTAGTACCTATACCTATACCTGGGCGATTGGCGTACCTGGCAAAGAGCCGAAAAAACGTATGGATGCCAAAGCTTTGCTTCAAAAAGCCATAGATTTAGGTGTATATTGCGTACAATTTGCTGATAACCTACCCTTACATACATTTGCTGACTCAGCTTTGCGTGAGTTAGGGGCTTTTGCCCAGAATCAGGGAATTTTTACAGAAATTGGTATGCGGGGTTTATTTCCAGAACTTGTGCTGCAATATATCGCCATTGCCAAACAACTCGGTTCCCCTTTTTTGCGCATTGTGGTAGATGGCCCAGGCTTTCATCCTTCGCCCCAGGAAATAATTGACCGGATCGAAGACTTGATTCCAGACCTGAAACAAAGTAATATTATACTCGCCATTGAAAACCACGACCGTTTCACCGCCCGAACGTTTGCATCCATTATAGAAAAACTAGGTACAGAACAGGTAGGCATCTGCCTGGATTCGGTGAATTCGATGGGCGCTGGTGAAGGTATAGAAACAGTGGTTGATATACTGGCTCCCTATACGGTAAACCTGCATGTAAAAGATTTTCAGGTGCAACGGGTGTATCATATGATGGGATTCGTAGTGGAAGGCCGCCCGGCTGGAAAAGGAATGCTCCGCACTGAATGGCTGCTGGAAAAACTGGCTCCGTATAATAAATGCCAGAGTGCTATTTTAGAGTTATGGACGCCGCCGGAAGAAAATATTCTGGCTATCATTGAAAAAGAAAACCGCTGGGCAGAAGAAAGCATCCGGTATTTGAAGCCTATTATTTCCTAA
- a CDS encoding DUF2004 domain-containing protein, with protein sequence MHTYSSRYFGEIDLEKAEEWYESEIEYKGRIVSIDLYIDKPKQTDAATFELVDNFLNNLSEYEISISLALKKDLKEKGFTHSYIQIVKDEIETDEMDELLLNVDKKLKKQDQILSAIYLSRIGLYADKEDETLAIFDYTISEDLTDELLVVSISKDKQIKKIIVES encoded by the coding sequence ATGCACACATATAGTTCTAGATATTTTGGGGAGATTGACTTAGAAAAAGCAGAAGAATGGTATGAGTCAGAAATCGAATATAAAGGCAGAATTGTTTCTATAGATTTGTACATAGATAAGCCTAAACAGACAGATGCCGCAACATTTGAACTAGTTGACAATTTCTTAAATAATTTAAGTGAATATGAAATCTCTATCAGTTTAGCATTGAAAAAGGACCTAAAGGAAAAAGGATTTACTCATTCTTATATACAAATTGTTAAGGATGAAATAGAAACAGATGAAATGGATGAATTACTACTCAATGTCGACAAAAAACTCAAAAAGCAAGACCAGATTTTATCGGCTATTTATTTATCAAGAATAGGCTTATATGCAGATAAGGAAGACGAAACCTTAGCTATATTCGATTATACCATTAGTGAAGATTTAACTGATGAGTTATTGGTAGTCAGTATTTCAAAAGACAAACAGATTAAAAAGATAATAGTCGAAAGTTGA
- a CDS encoding L-ribulose-5-phosphate 4-epimerase, with protein MSLYVTLQEECFEANMLLPEKKLVLYTFGNVSIVDRHKGVVAIKPSGVPYEELRPEDMVIVDMQGHIVLGHMRPSSDTKTHILLYNHFPRIGSIVHTHSTYAAAWAQAMRPIPNLGTTHADHLVSNIPCTGVMTDEMIKGDYETETGNQILEVFKNVSYEEVEMVLVACHGPFTWGKNAQKAIYNSVILEELAKMAYLTLQINPLTPTIKDTLIDKHYQRKHGKNAYYGQSY; from the coding sequence ATGAGCCTATATGTCACCTTACAGGAAGAATGTTTTGAGGCGAATATGCTTCTGCCGGAAAAAAAACTGGTGCTCTATACTTTTGGAAATGTCAGCATTGTGGACCGGCACAAAGGCGTAGTTGCCATTAAACCCAGCGGTGTACCCTATGAAGAACTCCGTCCGGAAGATATGGTGATTGTAGATATGCAGGGACATATCGTGTTGGGGCATATGCGGCCTTCTTCTGATACTAAAACGCATATATTGCTTTACAATCACTTTCCCAGGATTGGAAGCATTGTGCATACACACTCCACCTATGCTGCTGCCTGGGCACAAGCTATGCGTCCTATTCCCAATCTCGGCACTACCCATGCCGACCATCTGGTAAGCAATATTCCCTGCACCGGGGTGATGACAGATGAAATGATCAAAGGCGATTATGAAACAGAAACCGGAAACCAGATTCTGGAAGTGTTTAAAAATGTATCTTATGAGGAAGTAGAGATGGTACTGGTAGCTTGTCATGGGCCGTTTACGTGGGGAAAGAATGCACAAAAAGCCATTTACAACAGTGTGATTCTGGAAGAACTCGCCAAAATGGCTTACTTAACCCTGCAAATTAATCCGCTTACCCCCACTATTAAGGATACGCTCATTGACAAACATTATCAGCGCAAGCATGGCAAAAATGCATATTATGGGCAAAGTTATTAG
- a CDS encoding ribulokinase yields the protein MSYVIGVDFGTDSVRALVIDATNGKEMATAVHYYSRWKQGKYCNPTESQFRQHPLDYLEGLEISVKKALAQCTPDVKSQVKGISVDTTGSTVVAINKQGVPLSLTSGFEENPNAMFLLWKDHTAVKEAAEINKLAKTWGGTNFTKYVGGVYSSEWFWAKTLHMLRVDANVRQAAYSWIEHCDWIPAVLTGVEDASQIKRSRCAAGHKAMWHEEFDGLPSEEFLTRLDPLLKDLRSRLYKDTYTSDIAAGNLSLEWAEKLGLSQEVIVGVGAFDAHMGAVGAQIEPYALSKVMGTSTCDMLIAPLSEVDGKLVKGICGQVSGSIIPGMMGMEAGQSAFGDVYAWFQQLLVWPVQQMLSRTSLIDAPTKAKLEEEITANLIDVLSEQAQHIPVTESGILALDWLNGRRTPDANQVVKGAVAGLDLGSDAPRIFKALVEATAFGAKSIIDRFVAEGIPIRSVIGLGGVAKKSPFVMQTLADVLNMPIKIARSEQACALGAGMFATVSAGIYASVEEASAKMGSGFEQEYKPVPEHATFYGQIYQKYCKLGVFVEKEMSSSE from the coding sequence ATGTCGTACGTAATTGGAGTAGATTTCGGGACAGATTCTGTCCGTGCGCTGGTCATTGATGCAACCAACGGGAAAGAAATGGCTACAGCTGTTCACTATTATTCCCGCTGGAAACAAGGCAAATACTGCAACCCAACAGAATCACAATTCCGGCAGCATCCCCTTGACTACCTGGAAGGACTGGAAATCTCCGTAAAAAAAGCGCTGGCGCAATGTACACCAGATGTAAAAAGCCAGGTGAAAGGCATTTCGGTTGATACTACCGGTTCTACGGTAGTGGCCATCAATAAACAGGGTGTCCCTTTGTCGCTTACCTCTGGTTTTGAAGAAAATCCCAATGCGATGTTTCTGCTTTGGAAAGACCATACAGCCGTAAAAGAAGCAGCAGAAATCAATAAACTTGCTAAAACCTGGGGAGGCACCAATTTTACTAAATATGTCGGAGGCGTCTATTCTTCCGAATGGTTCTGGGCCAAAACCCTGCATATGTTGCGGGTGGATGCCAACGTACGGCAAGCCGCCTATTCCTGGATAGAACACTGCGACTGGATTCCGGCGGTACTTACCGGCGTAGAAGATGCTTCCCAGATCAAAAGGAGCCGTTGCGCCGCCGGACACAAAGCCATGTGGCACGAAGAATTTGATGGCCTGCCTTCCGAAGAATTTCTGACCAGACTCGATCCATTGCTGAAAGATTTGCGAAGCCGTTTATATAAAGATACCTATACTTCTGATATTGCCGCCGGCAATCTTTCTCTGGAATGGGCAGAGAAACTGGGTTTATCTCAGGAAGTAATCGTAGGTGTTGGTGCCTTTGATGCACATATGGGGGCAGTAGGAGCCCAGATAGAACCTTATGCCTTGAGTAAAGTAATGGGAACATCTACTTGCGATATGCTGATTGCGCCGCTTTCAGAAGTGGATGGCAAACTCGTAAAAGGCATATGCGGACAAGTAAGCGGATCTATTATTCCCGGCATGATGGGCATGGAAGCCGGTCAATCAGCATTTGGCGATGTATATGCCTGGTTTCAGCAATTATTAGTATGGCCGGTACAACAAATGCTCTCCCGGACTTCTCTCATTGATGCGCCTACCAAAGCAAAACTCGAAGAAGAAATTACTGCGAATTTAATTGATGTGTTATCCGAACAAGCCCAACACATTCCGGTTACAGAATCGGGTATTCTCGCGTTAGACTGGCTCAATGGCCGGAGAACCCCAGATGCCAACCAGGTAGTAAAAGGCGCTGTTGCTGGTTTAGACTTAGGAAGTGATGCCCCCAGGATATTTAAAGCACTCGTGGAAGCTACTGCCTTTGGGGCTAAATCCATCATTGATCGTTTTGTAGCTGAAGGTATACCCATTCGCTCGGTAATCGGTTTGGGGGGTGTAGCTAAAAAGTCGCCTTTTGTAATGCAAACGCTAGCCGATGTACTCAATATGCCTATCAAAATTGCCCGTTCTGAGCAAGCTTGTGCTTTAGGTGCAGGTATGTTTGCCACCGTAAGTGCCGGAATATATGCATCTGTAGAAGAAGCTTCGGCCAAAATGGGTTCCGGATTCGAGCAGGAATATAAACCCGTTCCTGAACATGCTACCTTCTATGGGCAGATTTACCAGAAGTATTGTAAACTGGGGGTTTTTGTGGAAAAGGAAATGAGTTCTTCGGAATAA
- a CDS encoding DUF3109 family protein, producing MIVIGNTCISDDIADQFFVCDLEKCKGACCVEGDLGAPLEKDELPVLEEVYKYVKPYLSKAGKRAIKQQGHYILDEDGDYSTPTIGKRECAYAIYDEKGILKCGIEQAYLDGKINFRKPISCHLYPIRITKYEEYHAINYHRWQICNPACRHGQALGVPLYKFLKAPLIRQYGEEWYNELVRLIAEKENQTNT from the coding sequence ATGATTGTAATTGGAAATACTTGCATCAGCGATGATATTGCAGATCAGTTTTTTGTATGCGACCTGGAAAAATGCAAAGGAGCCTGCTGTGTGGAAGGTGACCTGGGTGCACCTTTAGAGAAAGATGAATTGCCGGTACTGGAAGAAGTATATAAATATGTAAAGCCGTATTTATCCAAAGCCGGAAAAAGAGCCATCAAACAACAGGGCCATTATATTCTGGATGAAGATGGTGATTATTCAACTCCCACTATTGGCAAACGCGAATGTGCCTATGCTATTTACGATGAAAAAGGTATTCTCAAATGTGGCATTGAACAAGCGTACCTGGATGGAAAAATAAACTTCCGCAAACCCATTTCCTGCCATTTGTATCCTATCCGGATTACCAAATACGAAGAATACCATGCCATCAACTACCACCGCTGGCAAATTTGTAATCCGGCTTGCAGGCATGGGCAGGCATTGGGTGTACCGCTGTATAAATTCCTGAAAGCGCCGCTGATCCGGCAGTATGGGGAAGAATGGTACAATGAACTGGTCCGGCTGATTGCTGAAAAAGAGAATCAGACTAATACATAA
- a CDS encoding superoxide dismutase family protein: MNTFKSLFMAFCAAAILSSCSGENKTADNDNTAAEATDSTVGANMTADTTTSMMEADTAGGMMMGGPGGQSAQATISSASGSGLTGQATFTKESSGVKLVLTVEKATPGPHAVHLHQNGDCSKPDATSAGPHWNPTKAQHGNREAGAHHQGDMPNMEVGQDGKGRLELTVSDWTIGGTDTTTNIINKAIIVHAKADDYKSQPAGNAGDRIGCGVVTLK, from the coding sequence ATGAATACCTTCAAATCCCTTTTTATGGCCTTTTGTGCCGCAGCCATACTGAGCAGTTGCAGTGGCGAAAACAAAACCGCTGATAATGATAATACGGCAGCAGAGGCTACCGACAGCACCGTAGGTGCCAATATGACTGCTGATACTACTACCAGCATGATGGAAGCAGATACTGCTGGCGGTATGATGATGGGAGGACCAGGCGGCCAATCAGCGCAAGCTACCATTTCTTCAGCTAGTGGAAGCGGTTTAACTGGTCAGGCTACCTTTACTAAAGAAAGTAGCGGTGTAAAACTGGTGCTTACCGTTGAAAAAGCGACTCCCGGACCGCATGCCGTACATTTACACCAGAACGGTGATTGCAGCAAGCCGGATGCTACTTCTGCCGGTCCACACTGGAACCCAACTAAAGCGCAACATGGCAACCGGGAAGCAGGTGCACACCATCAGGGTGATATGCCGAATATGGAAGTAGGCCAGGATGGAAAAGGCCGCCTGGAACTGACTGTAAGCGACTGGACAATTGGAGGTACTGATACTACCACTAATATTATCAATAAAGCCATTATTGTACATGCCAAAGCTGACGATTATAAAAGCCAGCCTGCCGGAAATGCGGGTGACCGTATTGGCTGTGGCGTAGTTACGTTGAAATAG
- a CDS encoding isopenicillin N synthase family dioxygenase, which yields MSEILYKEIPSLDLADFTSGDAARKAKFVETLGEAFNNIGFVAIKNHGLTDELTEKLYSIIKRFFFSPDELKLKYEVPGLNGQRGYTAKLKEHAKGRTTGDLKEFYHIGQEVTDNDPIKAEYPANVFPDEFPEMREVGLEVYRRLENAGKTMLRAIALYVGLDENYFEAKVKNGNSILRAIHYFPIENPDAIPQDAVRAAAHGDINLITLLMGASADGLQVLRRDGKWIPITALQEQIVVNVGDMLDRLTNNKLKSTIHRVVNPPREKMGTSRFSIPFFMHPRSEMDLTCLKNCIDAGHPKQYSDITAGEFLMERLAEIGLKK from the coding sequence ATGAGTGAAATATTGTATAAAGAGATACCTTCTCTGGACTTAGCCGATTTTACTTCCGGAGATGCCGCCAGAAAAGCAAAGTTTGTAGAAACTTTGGGAGAAGCGTTTAACAACATTGGTTTTGTGGCAATTAAAAACCATGGCCTTACCGACGAACTTACCGAAAAGTTATATTCTATTATCAAGCGTTTCTTTTTCTCTCCGGATGAACTAAAGCTTAAGTATGAAGTTCCCGGCCTGAACGGCCAGAGAGGCTATACGGCCAAATTAAAAGAACATGCCAAAGGCCGTACCACCGGCGATTTAAAGGAATTTTACCACATCGGCCAGGAAGTAACCGACAATGACCCTATAAAAGCGGAATATCCGGCCAATGTATTTCCGGATGAATTCCCCGAAATGCGGGAAGTAGGCCTGGAAGTGTACCGCCGCCTGGAAAATGCAGGAAAAACCATGCTCCGGGCCATTGCTTTGTATGTAGGCTTAGATGAGAATTATTTTGAAGCCAAAGTAAAAAACGGAAACAGCATTTTGCGAGCTATTCATTATTTTCCTATTGAAAATCCGGATGCGATTCCACAAGATGCCGTACGGGCCGCTGCACATGGCGACATCAACCTGATCACTTTATTGATGGGTGCCAGTGCCGATGGCTTACAGGTGTTGCGCCGGGACGGAAAATGGATTCCGATTACCGCCCTTCAGGAGCAAATTGTAGTGAATGTAGGTGATATGCTCGACCGGCTGACAAACAACAAACTCAAATCTACGATTCACCGGGTAGTAAATCCACCCAGAGAAAAAATGGGCACCTCTCGTTTTTCTATTCCTTTTTTCATGCATCCCCGTTCCGAAATGGACCTCACCTGCCTGAAAAATTGTATAGATGCCGGGCATCCCAAGCAATATTCAGATATTACCGCAGGAGAATTTTTAATGGAAAGGCTGGCAGAAATCGGACTGAAAAAATAG
- the chrA gene encoding chromate efflux transporter encodes MYLERVTRNIVQTPLLPATQVGRIRYYIFLKDVLIMALTAFGGPQVHIAMLLKRMVIKRAYLTEDELIELNALCQVLPGPTSTQTITAIGFKVGGPNLAYLTLLVWIAPAVLIMTIVGLFVSYLHEHNIPLNFTRFIQPMAVGFMIYAGYKISLKVINGRTSVGLAVLAAIISFFFQSPWVTPLVLLSGGVVTALQYKKHERLQHKKPLQIQWANFILFISVAFAAAILGGITKWLPLRLFENFYRNGSLIFGGGQVLIPMLYTEFVQFKNYLSGEEFLSGLAIAQVVPGPVFSFTAFIGTLSMRKYGIGGELLGSFMATAGIFLPGTFMIFFVYRFWNQLKQYRVIRASLEGINSTSTGLIATAAVLLFIPMHQDVANVGIVVGTFCLLMFTRIPQPLIILAGLLAGFIF; translated from the coding sequence ATGTACCTGGAGCGCGTCACCCGCAATATCGTTCAAACCCCATTATTGCCTGCTACACAAGTAGGACGCATCCGCTACTACATCTTTTTGAAAGACGTACTGATTATGGCCTTAACGGCTTTTGGAGGACCACAAGTCCATATAGCGATGTTACTCAAACGCATGGTAATAAAACGGGCCTATCTGACGGAAGATGAATTGATTGAACTAAATGCACTTTGCCAGGTATTGCCCGGACCTACTTCCACCCAGACCATTACGGCGATTGGTTTTAAGGTAGGAGGCCCTAATCTGGCCTATCTTACTTTACTTGTCTGGATTGCTCCGGCGGTACTGATTATGACCATTGTGGGATTATTCGTTTCATACCTGCATGAACATAATATTCCCCTCAATTTTACCCGGTTTATCCAGCCTATGGCCGTAGGTTTTATGATCTATGCCGGGTATAAGATCAGCCTTAAAGTAATTAATGGGCGTACCAGCGTAGGACTGGCTGTATTAGCTGCTATTATTTCCTTCTTCTTTCAATCGCCCTGGGTTACACCTTTGGTTCTGCTTTCGGGTGGGGTGGTAACAGCGCTTCAATATAAAAAACATGAGCGCCTGCAACATAAAAAACCGCTGCAAATCCAGTGGGCGAACTTTATACTCTTTATTTCGGTGGCTTTTGCTGCAGCTATTCTGGGGGGTATTACCAAATGGCTGCCCCTGCGTTTATTTGAGAACTTCTACCGCAACGGAAGCCTCATTTTTGGTGGAGGGCAGGTGTTAATTCCGATGCTGTATACAGAATTTGTGCAATTTAAAAATTATCTCAGCGGGGAAGAATTTCTTTCCGGACTGGCTATTGCCCAGGTAGTGCCAGGACCAGTATTTTCGTTTACGGCGTTTATCGGAACCTTATCCATGCGGAAATATGGCATTGGCGGAGAATTGCTGGGAAGTTTTATGGCGACAGCCGGCATTTTTCTGCCGGGTACTTTTATGATATTTTTCGTATACCGTTTCTGGAACCAGCTCAAACAATACCGGGTCATCCGTGCTTCCCTGGAAGGAATCAATTCCACCAGCACCGGTCTGATTGCGACAGCAGCGGTATTGCTGTTTATTCCGATGCATCAGGATGTTGCCAATGTAGGTATTGTGGTAGGTACTTTCTGTTTGCTCATGTTTACCCGGATTCCGCAGCCGCTTATTATCCTGGCAGGCTTACTGGCCGGGTTTATTTTTTGA